The following coding sequences lie in one Eremothecium sinecaudum strain ATCC 58844 chromosome IV, complete sequence genomic window:
- the ICE2 gene encoding Ice2p (Syntenic homolog of Ashbya gossypii ADL208W; Syntenic homolog of Saccharomyces cerevisiae YIL090W (ICE2)), with protein MVSKGLLGSIRFSLTAFYLFLVLITVPISFQVGGLYCGLSFTVTLFNLYFITATLKITLGTRSRTVRLVTSLVYYLQHFLIPSILFLFLSGFSYNQLQRKLVGADEMFKSKNMLVFDSNVNETLVQLLGRVQNDGSDITFYYYYRYCVVPWQYMLLHATPYFSLAEGFFTVLAIQAIGETGRWLKFKKNSNTWVILSLMVSGVLITTSMYYLYRIYVTPIWPLSVQTATLLGFTLSLVFGLGLYGIISGKGSAIESSLFFAYMVRCIYEISPKLALTAMSEIFQIVHNSWQLQQGNLSRNNLLTYFKGFRLNTELIWNTLQRKLLSNKHPVETVAHRSPSLSILVEKTARLLQQQWWLKWQQLWSFIMNVFVGVSRPIHEILVVTLKMAKESMNPAVITNLGFRVLVFYSATRIIPAIQMSTGGTQSRKLMKIIYWYSPCIVIAMYTHLILRYSGELNNDLCIWGCIPWINSNRTGDKWIVDAWSFWNWCNLFFTILIYAVELICSR; from the coding sequence ATGGTGTCTAAGGGATTATTAGGGAGCATTAGGTTCTCCCTTACTGCATTCTATTTGTTTTTAGTGCTCATTACTGTCCCAATTTCATTTCAAGTGGGCGGACTATACTGTGGTTTATCATTCACTGTGACGCTTTTTAATCTTTATTTCATAACAGCGACTTTAAAAATTACGTTAGGTACAAGGAGTCGGACTGTTAGGTTGGTCACTTCATTGGTATACTATTTGCAGCACTTTCTTATTCCCTCGATTttgtttttatttcttTCAGGGTTTAGTTATAATCAGCTGCAAAGGAAATTAGTAGGGGCAGATGAGATGTTCAAGTCAAAAAATATGTTAGTTTTTGACAGTAATGTGAATGAGACATTGGTTCAATTATTGGGTAGGGTTCAAAATGATGGGTCGGATATTACGttttactattattatAGATATTGTGTTGTGCCTTGGCAGTATATGCTTCTGCACGCGACGCCCTATTTTTCATTAGCCGAAGGGTTTTTTACTGTTTTAGCTATCCAAGCCATTGGTGAGACTGGAAGATGGTTGAAATTTAAGAAGAATAGTAATACGTGGGTTATTTTAAGTTTAATGGTTTCCGGGGTACTAATCACGACCTCGATGTATTACCTATACAGGATTTATGTTACTCCAATTTGGCCTCTAAGTGTACAAACAGCTACTTTATTGGGCTTTACATTATCACTTGTGTTTGGTTTGGGTCTTTATGGCATTATTAGTGGTAAGGGATCTGCCATTGAGAGTTCATTATTCTTTGCTTACATGGTTCGTTGTATATACGAGATTTCCCCTAAGCTCGCCCTAACCGCGATGAGCGAAATATTCCAAATTGTTCACAATTCATGGCAATTACAACAAGGGAACCTTTCAAGGAACAATCTGCTAACATATTTTAAGGGATTCCGGCTAAATACCGAGCTAATTTGGAATACATTACAGCGAAAACTCTTATCAAACAAGCACCCCGTTGAAACTGTTGCGCACAGAAGTCCTTCTTTATCTATACTCGTTGAAAAGACCGCTAGACTGCTGCAACAGCAATGGTGGCTAAAATGGCAACAGCTCTGGAGCTTTATAATGAATGTCTTTGTTGGCGTTTCGCGTCCTATTCATGAGATCTTAGTGGTTACGTTGAAGATGGCCAAAGAATCGATGAATCCGGCAGTCATTACAAATCTAGGATTTCGCGTACTTGTGTTCTACTCGGCTACACGGATAATCCCAGCTATCCAGATGTCTACTGGGGGCACCCAGAGCAGAAAACTAATGAAGATTATATATTGGTACTCTCCCTGTATTGTTATTGCAATGTATACACATCTAATATTGCGCTACAGCGGGGAGCTAAACAATGACCTGTGCATATGGGGATGTATCCCGTGGATCAATTCGAACAGGACAGGAGATAAATGGATAGTTGACGCGTGGAGTTTCTGGAATTGGTGCAATTTGTTTTTCACAATACTGATATACGCAGTTGAATTAATTTGCAGTAGGTAG
- the UTP25 gene encoding rRNA-binding ribosome biosynthesis protein UTP25 (Syntenic homolog of Ashbya gossypii ADL209C; Syntenic homolog of Saccharomyces cerevisiae YIL091C (UTP25)): MDSKKGRKQLRNITRAGGKDRSQFVQKNEDLSGQNTNKDVGDEHRKTRDLKHEDSEEESSKAADHKEEVYSAFLTLLKAEHGDSDRKSKKRKVVLKKEEARAEEEDSEESEASEESEEEDGAEEVEIDSEDEEDAFEMHFNRVEEATVNEIDKAFKNGQIKYKSVKLPSSSENEEVIYSKPVISGRDGSEAPIASPQRKQSLQGYFIKQKLKLHNNLMNNGDGSLSALQKNLVDPMFQYQDILYEYENYKQEAEYRDLYSLHVLNHVYKTRDRILKNNQRLQENDEQEHLDQGFTRPKVLVVVPSREVAYDVVNRIVKKSGIDQVDKKSKFVDQFHEDVLPPPTKPKSFQHIFKGNTNDFFILGLKFTRKAIKLYSNFYQSDIIICSPLGIQLILENTDKKKRQDDFLSSIEVMIIDQLHSIEFQNTSHVNTIYKHLNKIPDQQRDADFSRIRMWYINDQAWLFRQTMVFTRYHSPFGNSLINGKCRNIAGRIKNVRKILPEKSAINQLGLKVRQIFQRFDMLDGKALDQPNYRFKFFTSVIVPTITKSTGYENGILLYIPDYTDYVRVRNYLKEKTKILFGELNEYCDQKRLTSNRALFVQNRVDVMLYTERLHHFRRYELKGVKSVIFYQPPSNPEFYQEIVRYIGKSAFLGQADLNISTVRCLYSKLDSLALEKIAGTKRTAVLTHGQNDIYEFK, from the coding sequence ATGGATTCTAAAAAGGGTCGCAAACAATTGCGGAATATTACGAGAGCTGGCGGAAAAGATAGATCGCAGTTTGTTCAGAAAAATGAAGATTTGAGCGGTCAAAATACTAATAAAGACGTAGGAGATGAGCATCGGAAGACCCGTGACCTGAAACACGAAGATAGCGAAGAGGAATCTAGTAAGGCAGCCGATCataaagaagaagtttaTAGTGCTTTCTTGACGCTACTAAAGGCGGAGCATGGTGATAGTGACAGGAAGAGCAAAAAACGGAAGGTTGTTCTGAAAAAGGAGGAAGCAAGAGCTGAGGAGGAAGATTCGGAAGAGAGTGAAGCCAGCGAAGAGAGtgaggaagaagatggTGCAGAGGAAGTGGAGATTGATAGtgaggatgaagaggaTGCTTTTGAAATGCACTTCAATCGTGTAGAAGAGGCGACGGTGAATGAAATCGATAAGGCGTTTAAGAATGGTCAGATAAAATATAAGTCTGTTAAGCTGCCAAGTTCCAGTGAGAACGAGGAAGTGATATATTCCAAGCCTGTTATTAGTGGTCGCGATGGTTCAGAGGCTCCTATTGCTTCTCCGCAGCGTAAGCAGTCCTTGCAGGGGTATTTTATCAAGCAAAAGCTGAAGCTGCATAACAACCTAATGAATAATGGGGACGGCTCGCTGTCTGCGCTGCAAAAGAACCTAGTTGATCCCATGTTCCAGTACCAAGATATTCTATACGAGTACGAAAACTACAAGCAGGAAGCTGAATATCGTGACCTGTATAGTCTGCATGTTTTGAACCACGTCTATAAGACACGGGATCGCATTTTGAAAAATAATCAGAGACTCCAGGAGAACGACGAGCAGGAGCACCTTGACCAGGGTTTTACTAGACCAAAGGTGCTTGTGGTTGTGCCATCTAGAGAGGTGGCGTATGATGTTGTTAATCGGATTGTGAAAAAATCAGGCATTGACCAAGTTGACAAGAAGTCCAAGTTTGTCGATCAGTTTCACGAGGATGTCCTACCTCCGCCAACAAAGCCAAAATCGTTTCAGCATATTTTTAAAGGTAACACCAATGATTTCTTTATTCTAGGTCTGAAGTTTACAAGAAAAGCGATAAAATTGTACAGTAACTTCTACCAGTCAGACATCATCATCTGTTCTCCACTTGGAATTCAACTCATTTTAGAAAATACTGACAAGAAAAAGAGGCAAGATGATTTTCTATCGAGCATTGAGGTCATGATCATTGACCAGCTGCACTCAATCGAGTTCCAAAACACTTCGCATGTTAATACGATATACAAACACCTGAATAAGATTCCTGATCAACAACGTGACGCTGACTTCAGCCGGATTAGGATGTGGTACATTAATGATCAAGCATGGCTTTTTAGGCAAACAATGGTGTTTACCAGGTACCATTCACCCTTTGGTAACTCTCTGATCAATGGTAAATGTCGCAACATAGCCGGGAGGATAAAAAACGTGAGAAAAATCTTACCAGAAAAGTCTGCAATTAACCAGCTCGGTTTGAAGGTGAGACAAATCTTTCAAAGATTTGATATGCTTGACGGGAAAGCGCTCGATCAACCAAACTATAGATTCAAATTCTTTACTAGTGTTATTGTTCCCACCATAACAAAATCGACCGGGTATGAAAACGGCATTTTACTCTACATTCCGGACTACACTGACTACGTTCGGGTTAGAAACTATCTCAAGGAAAAGACAAAGATTCTCTTTGGAGAACTTAACGAATACTGTGACCAAAAAAGACTAACCTCTAATAGAGCACTTTTCGTTCAAAATCGTGTCGATGTTATGCTCTACACTGAAAGACTGCACCACTTCCGTAGGTACGAACTAAAGGGCGTTAAGAGTGTCATCTTTTACCAGCCTCCTTCAAATCCCGAATTCTATCAAGAGATTGTGCGATACATTGGTAAAAGCGCATTTTTGGGTCAAGCAGATTTAAACATCTCTACAGTAAGATGCCTATATTCCAAATTAGACAGCTTAGCACTTGAAAAAATTGCTGGAACCAAGAGAACTGCTGTCCTCACGCATGGGCAAAACGATATATATGAGTTTAAATAA
- the KSH1 gene encoding Ksh1p (Syntenic homolog of Ashbya gossypii ADL210W; Syntenic homolog of Saccharomyces cerevisiae YNL024C-A (KSH1)): protein MSALFKFASLLQVLLLLICSSTYVHTQWPSLLQNNNQNGILRVFWKFARIGERASPYVSLACILMAINQFNS, encoded by the coding sequence ATGTCAGCTCTATTCAAGTTTGCTTCACTGTTGCAAGTGCTTTTACTTCTAATTTGTTCAAGTACATATGTGCATACCCAGTGGCCATCATTGCTGCAAAACAATAATCAGAACGGTATATTACGTGTCTTTTGGAAGTTTGCACGAATAGGGGAAAGGGCTAGTCCTTACGTATCTTTAGCTTGCATATTAATGGCTATCAATCAGTTTAATAGTTAA
- the RSM25 gene encoding mitochondrial 37S ribosomal protein mS23 (Syntenic homolog of Ashbya gossypii ADL211C; Syntenic homolog of Saccharomyces cerevisiae YIL093C (RSM25)) codes for MKIQTNAVNLLERTSSYFKAGLLKNIPAWYNVIAAVPPAKRFAREPKFVNPSNNSSKTKYEGLNEYADNYTGFFKTRPSASDKTVQSSALYKAPKMLYIEDKLRKIFYEQHPWELSRPKVLIENDIETDFDWSCIQQLGRPLDGESVVQRTLFLMKSDSSIKILDAYEQARFEFYSIRMRQELEEQIAQEEAQMYGSIFKSTAIDHGVEKEQKVIDKWKIKALEEVDILSAKRAHQSSPWASGEKAEELDLNHEESK; via the coding sequence ATGAAGATCCAAACTAATGCAGTCAATCTGCTAGAGCGTACATCATCCTATTTTAAAGCTGGTTTATTGAAAAATATTCCTGCCTGGTATAATGTTATCGCCGCCGTTCCACCTGCAAAGAGATTTGCTAGAGAACCAAAATTCGTTAACCCCTCTAATAATAGTTCAAAAACCAAGTATGAAGGCTTAAATGAATACGCGGATAATTACACAGGGTTTTTTAAGACTAGGCCTTCTGCTTCTGACAAAACTGTTCAAAGCTCGGCATTGTACAAAGCACCAAAAATGTTATATATAGAAGATAAACTGAGGAAGATATTCTACGAGCAGCACCCTTGGGAGTTATCCAGACCAAAAGTTTTAATAGAGAATGATATCGAAACTGACTTTGATTGGTCTTGCATTCAACAATTGGGAAGGCCGCTAGACGGAGAATCTGTTGTGCAGAGAACGCTATTCTTGATGAAATCAGATTCTTCGATAAAAATATTAGATGCATATGAACAAGCTAGATTTGAATTTTACAGTATAAGAATGCGGCAAGAACTTGAAGAACAGATAGCACAGGAGGAGGCGCAGATGTATGGTTCCATTTTCAAGTCAACTGCAATTGATCATGGTGTGGAGAAGGAACAGAAAGTTATTGACAAGTGGAAGATAAAGGCTTTGGAAGAGGTTGACATCTTGTCAGCTAAAAGAGCACACCAATCTTCTCCTTGGGCTAGTGGGGAAAAAGCCGAAGAACTGGATTTAAATCATGAAGAGTCGAAATGA